The DNA window TTCCGTCACCTCGCCGATGATACGGATACCAAGTCCCGGTCCTGGGAATGGCTGACGGAATACCAGCTCTTTCGGGATTCCCAGCTCCAGTCCGGCCTTACGCACCTCGTCTTTAAAAAGATCTCTTAATGGCTCAATGATCTCTTTGAAATCTACAAAGTCAGGAAGTCCGCCCACGTTATGGTGGGATTTAATCACAGCAGACTCACCGCCCAGACCGCTTTCCACCACATCCGGATAAATCGTTCCCTGAGCAAGGAAGTCTACAGCGCCGATCTTCTTTGCCTCTTCCTCGAATACACGGATAAATTCTTCCCCTATGATCTTCCGCTTCTGTTCTGGCTCTGTTACGCCTGCCAGTTTCTTATAATATCTCTCCTGCGCATTTACGCGGATGAAATTCAGGTCGAAATCACCTTCCGGCCCGAAGACGGATTCCACCTCGTCTCCCTCATTTTTACGCAGAAGTCCATGGTCTACAAATACGCATGTCAACTGTTTTCCAATCGCTCTGGAAAGCAGGCCCGCGGCGACAGAAGAATCCACACCGCCGGACAGCGCCAGCAGCACTTTGCCATCTCCTACTTTCTCACGGATCTGTTTGATAGACTCTTCTACAAAGGAATCCATCTTCCAATCACCGGAACAGCCGCAGACTTTCTTTACGAAATTATCGATCATCTTCGTTCCTTCCGCCGTGTGCAGCACCTCTGGATGGAACTGGATCGCATACAGTCCCGCCTCCGCGTTTTCCGCCGCGGCCACCGGGCAGTCTGCCGTATGGGCTGTGATCTCAAATCCAGGCGCGATCTTGGAAATATAATCAAAATGGCTCATCCAGCAGATCGTCTTTTCAGACACATCGGCAAAGACTTTGGAAGCCGTTTTATCGATCAGCACTTCCGTCTTTCCGTATTCTCTTACCTTCGCCCGCTCTACGGTTCCTCCCAGCACATGCATCATCAACTGGGCGCCGTAACACAGCCCCAATACAGGGATTCCCAACTCGAACAGTTCCCTGGAGTATGTGGGCGAATCTTCCAGATAACAGCTATTTGGTCCGCCTGTCAGAATGATCCCCTTAGGGTTCATTCCCTTGATGGTCTCAAGATCCGTCTTGTAAGAATAGATCTCACAGTATACATTGCTTTCCCGGACGCGTCTTGCGACCAGCTGGTTATACTGACCCCCAAAATCTAGGACAATGACTAACTCTCTCTTCAACTTATGTTCCTCCTTATCTGCCAGATTCTTTCCTGACAGGTTTTTCTTTAACAGGTTTTTGCATTTCTTTCCCGTCTTTGCGACGTCTTAGCTTCATTATAAAGTAGCCGCCCCCTATTTACAATCACCATTTCTCTTTTCCCGAAAAATACCGTTGAAAATAATTCACACCGTCTCTCTCAAGAACATCCTTCTCGAATTCCTAGGAAATTGCCTGATGTTTCCATTTTTCGCTGTAATACCGGAAGATAAAGCAGCCTCCCCGCACCAGCCAGTCGATGACCATAGCCACCCACACGCCAAAGACTCCCAGTCCCATATATTTTCCCAAAATGTAACTGAAAATGATGCGGAAGATCCACATAGACACAACGGAAATAATCATGCACATCTTTGCGTCTCCGGACGCCCGAAAGGTAGCCGGCAGGGTAAAAGACATCGGCCAAAACAAGATACAGCAGATCGCGTAAAACACAATGATCTGCCGGGTCGTCTGTGCAGTCAGGTCCGAAAGATTATATGCCTTTAAGATCACCGGAAGCAGCGCCACTATAACCGCGTTCGCTATCACCATACTGATATGGGTAATGATCAGCAGTTTTTTTGTATAGTATTTTACCTGTTCATAGTCTCCCGCTCCCACACACCGGGCAATGACGGTCGTCACCGCAAGGGCGATAGCCATTCCTGGCAGCACCTGGAACGAAGCCAGTACATTAGACACTGCGTTTGCCGCGATCGCATAAGTCCCAAATGTGGACACCAAACTGAGCACAATAATCTTTCCAAGCTGGAACATGCTGTTCTCCAAACCATTTGGCACGCCAATGCTCAAAATCTTCCGGATCAGAGACCAGTCGGGACGATACCGTAATTTTGCCTCGATAAAAATGTCTCTTCTCTTATCACAAAGCAGAATGATGATCAGCACAGCCGCTACGATCCTGGACACTAACGTTGGGATTGCCACTCCCTCCGTCCCCCGGTGGAATCCATAGATCAAAATCGCGTTTCCGCTCACGTTGACCACATTCATGACAATCGAAACCCGCATGGAAATCTTCGAATTTCCCATGGTACGGAAAATAGCCGCGCCTCCGTTGTAGAGGGCGATAAAAGGGATGGATGCCGTCACGATCAGCAAATATGTATTGGCATGTCCCATAACATCCGGCTCGATTTGGCCAAACACCCCGTGAAGGATCCAGTCCTTGAACACATAGATCAGTATCGTTACCGCCGCCGCGCAGATCGTGATAAACCAGATCAGCTGCGTGGCAGATCTGCACGCTCCTTCTTTCCGTTTCTGCCCCAGATACTGACCGGATACTACTGCCCCTCCAGTAGCCAGCGCCGCAAACAGGTTGATCAGCAGCACCATGATATTATCTACCAAAGATACGCCGGATACAGCCGCCTCGCCCACACTGGCTACCATGATGCTGTCGGCCATTCCCACCAGAACAGCCAGAAATTGTTCTACGATCAGCGGCAGGATCAGTACCCGAAGATCCCGGTTGCTGAACAGATACTGGCTCCTGTCTTTTTTCTCCGCTATCGCTGTCATATTTACAAGTCGCCTTCTTTCGTAACAAACTTCACGTTTGTAATAAATTTCCCAATCAAGTATACTTGTTTTTCCTCGCAAAGTATAGATAAACCTGAAAAATATTTCTTTTCCATTAAATGATTTCTCTTGACATATCTGCCATCATACCGGCTGCGGCGGGAAACCAAGAACCGTTTGTTCCAGATCTTCCACCGCAAAATATGTATCCTTTACGCCTGCTGATGCCGGTATTTTTCTCTGGTGGCAAGACCGCCCCGGATATGGCGCTCAGATTTATTTACATCCAGCACTTTACGAACTTCTGAAGCCAGGCCTGGATTGATCTGCCGGAGGCGCTCGGTTACATCCTTATGTATGGTACTCTTACTTACCCCGAATTTTTTCGCCGTCTGCCTCACCGTCGCCTTGTGTTCAATGATATAACTGGCAATCTCTACCGCCCGCTCTTCAATATAATCTTTCAAGAAAAATCCCCCTGCAAACATTGTTTTTACAATCTATGCAGGGGAATTCCAAGTCATACCTCCCATATTTCATCCCTGGTCACATTCACCAGATCTACTCCACTATTTGCTTTTGAATTTTCTCCGGCAAATACTTTGCCAGTTCCTCTACCAACTCGTATACCTTCGTCCCTGGTGCAATCTCTGCCGGAGTTTTCCCCTCTCCATTCTTTATAATTCTCTTCGCATATCGTATTGCCAGCTTCGGATTCCCTTTCATCAACAGAATTTCAAAAATATCTTTCATATTCTTTTGATATTTCCCAAGACCTAGCGTTGTAAACTTATCATTTAGAAACTGGATATATTCTATTCGGTGGTTATTGGACGTATAGTAGGCAAAATGAAGTAAGAACCAAAATTCAATACATTCATTACTCCACGCAGTATGATACTGTAAATCCGGATTTTCCTTATTTAGCTGTTCTGCACGGTGTACGACGCCATTGAAATCTCCGGCCGGAAAACTATCTTTATCATAAACGCACCATATCTGCCCTCTTTTGATTTTATGCTTTTTTACATATCGTTCGGCCATCCCAATCACTCGCATGGTTTCCGCCTGGCATGGTTCTATTTCAATCAGCACCATGTCCCGATAGACAGGGTTGTCCTCGATTAATTTCTTAAACCCTTCAAAGTATCGGGGTTCTGTCTGCTGACCTTCACAGAAGATATAGTAACGGTATTCTTTCATTTCCATGTATTCTTGGCGGCGTTTTTTCTTCCATGCGTCCATTCCAGCTTTCTTAGGCATTGACACTCCCCCAATCTATGATTTTTCTGAGGTATGGATCAGCGCCGTATTTCCCTTCCAAATACTGCTTGTCAAACTTTGCATCCTTACGGACAGATTCCCCTTTGCTGTTCTTAAATTCAACCAAAGAATACAGCTTGGAATTCTGGCTGTTCCCTTTAGCCACAAACCAGATTTCGTCTCTGCGGAACACTTCACTGTTCATGGTTGACAGATCATGCGATGTAAAGATCAACTGAGCGCCTTTACGATTCGCTTCCATGTCGTTATATAGCATAATAATGTAGCGCAGTAAGACGGGATGAATTTTTGCATCCAATTCATCAATTACTAAAGTTGTTCCATCAATCAAACTTTCTGCAATAAATGGAAGCAATCCAAATAATTTTTTTGTACCGCTGGACTCGTCTGACAGATTCAGTTCTGTTTCATATCCATCTACTTCATGTTTTGTAAAAACTTCTATGTGATCATGTTCCATTTCTTCCACACGAAAATCCAGAATATCCAGATCCATTTCCTGAATCATTTTCAAAACCAGATCTTTTACATCTTCCGAATTTGCAATCGCCATACGCAGTTCCTGCACTGGATTTCCATAATTCATAAAACTAATTCCAAATTCAAACCAATCCAGCACATCATTTACGACTTCATTTTTTCGATAAGTGATTCCAAGATAGGAAAGTAACGGAAGCGTATCCGACAATTCATCACTTATTTTTAACTTCGCAAAAACACCTTTCAAAATGATTCCCTTATCATCTCTCTCAAAAAGTGCTGATCTTCTTCCGGTGTCTAACTTTACACGCTCCAGACGTTCATATAAAACCAGATCGCGCTTTACACTTAATATATATCGATATTCAGCCAGCTTCGTTCTGAAAAACACTTCAAATTCCGTAGGTTCTTCTTTTTTCTCTTCTGAAAAAGCAAACGGCTCAATGACCAGTTTTTTTCGAGGAATGACACGTTCCTCATTATCACTGGTTGCATATAATGGTCGAAGTACCTTTAATGACAAACTATGCAGAGCTTCAAGAACATTTGATTTTCCGCCGCCATTCGGTCCATAAATAGCGGACACCGGCAAATATAACTCACCATCTTTATCCTTGATAATCCGATCTTCATGTTCAGAAATGGCGGCAGCCTGCATATCAAACGTTGCCTCATCTCGTATGCTCTTAAAATTTCTAACTGTAAATTGACACAACATAGTAGTCACCTCCAAATCCCTCTCTATCTATATTATCTATTATATCTCTTATCCCCATTTTGTAAACAATATTTGAGATAAAATCTCATATTTTTATTTGTAATTATCAAAAAATGAAGATCCTACATATACTTTACATAGAATCTCCATCATTACTTTCTGTTTCTTTTGCGACCTGATCCGCTGCAGTCTAAATCGCTCTTTAAACCCGTTCTGAATTAGCAGCTATTAAAATTTTATTAAATAATCGGTGGTTACTGCCACTGAGTTTGGATTATGAAATCTATAATTTACATTATGAGAAGTTTCAAGATGGAACGGTGAAATGTATTGAAGATGAAATACCGTTTGAGGTACCGGAGGGGTGGATGTGGAGTCGTTTGACATCAATATGCAGTCTTATTTCAGACATCGACCATAAGATGCCAAAAGCAGTTGATGATGGGGTTTTATTCTTGTCGGCAAAAGATTTGTTGAATAATGGAACTATCAATTACACCGATGATGTGAAAATGATAAGTGAGGAAGATTTTTTGCGTTTGTCTAGGAAGGCACTTCCTCAAAAGAATGATATAATTTACTCTCGTATTGGGGCTTGTTTGGGAAAGGCTCGTGTGGTTACAAAGGATATTCGTTTTATAGTTTCATATTCTTGTTGCACAATTAGGCCAGTAATCATCGACTCTACTTTTTTGGCATCAATTCTTGATGGTAATTTTGTGGGAGTATCCCAAAGTTTGTGTAAACCTTCAAACTGATGTAAGATAGACTTACCAGTTTGGAGGTTTATTTTATGGCAAGGAAAAAGGATACCCCACAAAAAGCAGCCCTTCGAGAAATGATGGGCAACTACATGAAAGAAAACAATGTTAAAGTCAAAGATGGGACAGATGTTAACTCTATCATGCGGGACATGATGTCCATCATTCTGGAAGGTGTTCTGGACCAGGAGATGGACGAGGACTTAGGTTATTCTAAGTATGATTATCGTAACAAGGAAACGGATAATTCCAGAAATGGACATTCTCAGAAAACAATGCATACCAGCTATGGAGACATGGAAATCGACATCCCCAGGGACAGGAAAGGCGAGTTTGAACCGCAGATTGTCAAGAAATACCAGAATACTGTCACTCAGGACATGGAGGAAAAGATCATCTCTATGTATGCCAAAGGAATGACCACGAATGATATTGAAAGCCATATGCGTGAACTATACGACATCGAAATCTCTGACAGCACCATCAGCCGAATCACTGATAAGATCCTTCCCATTGTGAAAGAATGGCAGGAAAGGCCATTGGAAGAGATTTATGCCGTGGTTTTCATGGACGCCATCCATTACCATGTGCGCAATGAAGGCCGGATTGTAAAACGTGCGGTTTATATCGCCATTGGGATTGACATGGAAGGACATAAAGACGTGCTTGGCATGTATGTGGGCCAAAACGAAAGCGCGAAATTCTGGCTTTCCATTTTGAACGGGCTAAGGAACCGCGGGGTAGAAGATATCCTGATTGCATGTGTGGATGGGCTGACAGGATTTCCTCAGGCAATTGAGGCGGTATTTCCCCAGACAGAAATCCAGCAATGCATCATTCATCAGATTCGGAATACAACGAAGTTCGTTTCCTATAAGGAACTCAAGCCCCTGATGGCTGATCTGAAACGTGTATATGCGGCTCCAACAGAAGAAATCGCATTAGCAGAGCTGGACAGCTTTGATGACAAATGGAGCGGAAAATACCCGAAAATAGCGAAATCCTGGAAAGATAACTGGGTGAATCTTTCGACTTATTTTAAGTACCCGGAAGCGGTCCGCTGTCTGATCTATACTACCAATGCAATTGAGGGATTTAATCGCCAGCTCCGGAAAGTCACAAAATCCAAGACAGTGTTTCCTTCCGATGAGAGCCTTTTAAAAATGCTGTATTTGGCCATGATGGATATCACGAAAAAATGGACAGGCCACCGACAGGATTGGGGACAGATCCATTCGCAGCTGGAGATATTTTTTGAAGAACGATTATCTGGATTATAAGCCGTTTCTGTGGTCAAGCAGGGCTGGCCAAGCCAGCTCTGCTGATAACGTATAATTAATTTCGCAAAATCAATTTCATAAAAATAGACATGGTCTATAGCCGTTTGGTAAAATCAAGTCACCACAACTAAATCTATCAAAGGAGGCTATAGAACCATGTCTGATAAGATTATACAGCTAAATGAGGACTTAATAAAGCATGATTTAAAGGATCTTGTCCGTAACAGTGTCGAAGAAACATTAAACGCCCTGCTCGATAAGGAAGCCGACGAATTAGTCAACGCTGAAAAGTATGAGCGCTCCTCTGACCGCCAGGGATATCGTTCCGGCCATTATAAGCGAAATCTCCACACTACCGCAGGGGAAGTCGAACTGAAGGTTCCTAAACTGAAAGGGGTTCCTTTCGAGACAGCCATTATCGAAAGATATCGTCGCAGAGAATCTTCCGTGGAAGAAGCTCTTATTGAGATGTATCTGGCCGGTGTTTCTGTCCGACGCGTGGAAGATATCACCGAAGCCTTATGGGGAACGAAAGTATCCCCTGGAACCA is part of the Lachnospiraceae bacterium KGMB03038 genome and encodes:
- the spoIIID gene encoding sporulation transcriptional regulator SpoIIID, translating into MKDYIEERAVEIASYIIEHKATVRQTAKKFGVSKSTIHKDVTERLRQINPGLASEVRKVLDVNKSERHIRGGLATREKYRHQQA
- a CDS encoding MATE family efflux transporter, with amino-acid sequence MTAIAEKKDRSQYLFSNRDLRVLILPLIVEQFLAVLVGMADSIMVASVGEAAVSGVSLVDNIMVLLINLFAALATGGAVVSGQYLGQKRKEGACRSATQLIWFITICAAAVTILIYVFKDWILHGVFGQIEPDVMGHANTYLLIVTASIPFIALYNGGAAIFRTMGNSKISMRVSIVMNVVNVSGNAILIYGFHRGTEGVAIPTLVSRIVAAVLIIILLCDKRRDIFIEAKLRYRPDWSLIRKILSIGVPNGLENSMFQLGKIIVLSLVSTFGTYAIAANAVSNVLASFQVLPGMAIALAVTTVIARCVGAGDYEQVKYYTKKLLIITHISMVIANAVIVALLPVILKAYNLSDLTAQTTRQIIVFYAICCILFWPMSFTLPATFRASGDAKMCMIISVVSMWIFRIIFSYILGKYMGLGVFGVWVAMVIDWLVRGGCFIFRYYSEKWKHQAIS
- the guaA gene encoding glutamine-hydrolyzing GMP synthase; this encodes MKRELVIVLDFGGQYNQLVARRVRESNVYCEIYSYKTDLETIKGMNPKGIILTGGPNSCYLEDSPTYSRELFELGIPVLGLCYGAQLMMHVLGGTVERAKVREYGKTEVLIDKTASKVFADVSEKTICWMSHFDYISKIAPGFEITAHTADCPVAAAENAEAGLYAIQFHPEVLHTAEGTKMIDNFVKKVCGCSGDWKMDSFVEESIKQIREKVGDGKVLLALSGGVDSSVAAGLLSRAIGKQLTCVFVDHGLLRKNEGDEVESVFGPEGDFDLNFIRVNAQERYYKKLAGVTEPEQKRKIIGEEFIRVFEEEAKKIGAVDFLAQGTIYPDVVESGLGGESAVIKSHHNVGGLPDFVDFKEIIEPLRDLFKDEVRKAGLELGIPKELVFRQPFPGPGLGIRIIGEVTEEKVKIVQDADAIYREEIAKAGLDQDINQYFAALTNMRSVGVMGDERTYDYAVALRAVKTIDFMTAEAAEIPFEVLNKVMSRIINEVKGVNRVMYDLTSKPPGTIEFE
- a CDS encoding AAA family ATPase encodes the protein MLCQFTVRNFKSIRDEATFDMQAAAISEHEDRIIKDKDGELYLPVSAIYGPNGGGKSNVLEALHSLSLKVLRPLYATSDNEERVIPRKKLVIEPFAFSEEKKEEPTEFEVFFRTKLAEYRYILSVKRDLVLYERLERVKLDTGRRSALFERDDKGIILKGVFAKLKISDELSDTLPLLSYLGITYRKNEVVNDVLDWFEFGISFMNYGNPVQELRMAIANSEDVKDLVLKMIQEMDLDILDFRVEEMEHDHIEVFTKHEVDGYETELNLSDESSGTKKLFGLLPFIAESLIDGTTLVIDELDAKIHPVLLRYIIMLYNDMEANRKGAQLIFTSHDLSTMNSEVFRRDEIWFVAKGNSQNSKLYSLVEFKNSKGESVRKDAKFDKQYLEGKYGADPYLRKIIDWGSVNA
- a CDS encoding RloB domain-containing protein, with protein sequence MPKKAGMDAWKKKRRQEYMEMKEYRYYIFCEGQQTEPRYFEGFKKLIEDNPVYRDMVLIEIEPCQAETMRVIGMAERYVKKHKIKRGQIWCVYDKDSFPAGDFNGVVHRAEQLNKENPDLQYHTAWSNECIEFWFLLHFAYYTSNNHRIEYIQFLNDKFTTLGLGKYQKNMKDIFEILLMKGNPKLAIRYAKRIIKNGEGKTPAEIAPGTKVYELVEELAKYLPEKIQKQIVE
- a CDS encoding IS256 family transposase — translated: MARKKDTPQKAALREMMGNYMKENNVKVKDGTDVNSIMRDMMSIILEGVLDQEMDEDLGYSKYDYRNKETDNSRNGHSQKTMHTSYGDMEIDIPRDRKGEFEPQIVKKYQNTVTQDMEEKIISMYAKGMTTNDIESHMRELYDIEISDSTISRITDKILPIVKEWQERPLEEIYAVVFMDAIHYHVRNEGRIVKRAVYIAIGIDMEGHKDVLGMYVGQNESAKFWLSILNGLRNRGVEDILIACVDGLTGFPQAIEAVFPQTEIQQCIIHQIRNTTKFVSYKELKPLMADLKRVYAAPTEEIALAELDSFDDKWSGKYPKIAKSWKDNWVNLSTYFKYPEAVRCLIYTTNAIEGFNRQLRKVTKSKTVFPSDESLLKMLYLAMMDITKKWTGHRQDWGQIHSQLEIFFEERLSGL